A region of Cyanobium sp. ATX 6F1 DNA encodes the following proteins:
- the chlP gene encoding geranylgeranyl reductase: MLRVAVVGGGPSGSCAAEVLAKAGIKTWLFERKLDNAKPCGGAIPLCMVSEFDLPESIIDRKVRHMKMISPSNREVDIHLENQGEYIGMCRREVLDAFLRNRAADLGAQLVNGLVQSIDTGKNRQGPYTLRYADYSAGGATGEIKTLEVDLIVGADGANSRVAKAMDAGDYNMAIAFQERIRLPKEEMAHYEDLAEMYVGTDVSPDFYAWVFPKYDHVAVGTGTMQKNQSLIKSLQKGIRQRASRRLLNGEVIKVEAHPIPEHPRPRRVVGRMALVGDAAGYVTKSSGEGIYFAAKSGRMCAEEIVAASAQGTRIPTDKDLKVYIKKWDKAYGATYKVLEILQNVFYSNDPAREAFVEMCDDKDVQRLTFDSYLYKRVVPVNPWQTLKLTLLTIGAYLRGQAFAPEGYKPVASAVRSSEEAEAIMVSMAEASKPVVKTPAPSMSSPDAESKEEREPVLAAK; this comes from the coding sequence ATGTTGCGAGTGGCGGTGGTTGGTGGTGGCCCCAGCGGTTCATGTGCTGCGGAGGTGCTGGCCAAGGCTGGTATCAAAACCTGGCTGTTCGAGCGCAAGCTCGACAACGCCAAACCCTGTGGCGGCGCCATTCCGCTCTGCATGGTCTCGGAGTTCGACCTGCCTGAATCGATCATCGACCGCAAGGTCCGCCACATGAAGATGATTTCCCCCTCCAACCGCGAGGTGGACATCCATCTGGAGAACCAGGGCGAATACATCGGCATGTGCCGCCGGGAGGTGCTGGATGCCTTCCTGCGCAACCGTGCCGCCGACCTGGGGGCCCAGCTGGTGAACGGCCTGGTGCAATCGATCGACACCGGCAAGAACCGCCAGGGTCCCTACACCCTTCGCTATGCCGACTATTCAGCTGGCGGCGCCACAGGAGAGATCAAGACCCTTGAGGTGGATCTGATTGTCGGCGCCGATGGGGCCAACAGCCGCGTCGCCAAGGCCATGGATGCCGGCGACTACAACATGGCCATTGCCTTCCAGGAGCGCATTCGCCTGCCGAAGGAGGAAATGGCTCACTATGAAGATCTGGCCGAGATGTACGTCGGTACCGATGTGTCGCCTGATTTCTATGCCTGGGTGTTCCCCAAGTACGACCATGTGGCCGTGGGCACCGGGACCATGCAAAAAAATCAGTCCCTGATCAAGAGTCTGCAGAAGGGGATCCGCCAGCGGGCCAGCCGACGGCTGCTCAATGGTGAGGTGATCAAGGTGGAGGCCCATCCGATTCCCGAGCATCCCCGTCCCCGTCGTGTGGTGGGCCGCATGGCTCTGGTGGGTGATGCGGCGGGCTATGTGACCAAGAGTTCGGGCGAGGGTATTTATTTCGCCGCCAAGAGTGGCCGCATGTGCGCCGAGGAGATCGTGGCCGCCAGTGCCCAGGGCACGCGCATCCCCACGGATAAGGATCTCAAGGTCTACATCAAGAAGTGGGACAAGGCCTACGGCGCCACCTACAAGGTGCTGGAGATCCTCCAGAACGTTTTTTACAGCAACGATCCGGCTCGGGAAGCCTTTGTCGAGATGTGTGATGACAAGGACGTGCAGCGGCTCACCTTCGACAGCTACCTGTATAAGCGCGTGGTGCCCGTCAATCCCTGGCAGACGCTCAAGCTGACCCTGCTGACCATCGGCGCCTACCTGCGGGGCCAGGCCTTTGCGCCGGAGGGTTACAAGCCCGTGGCCAGCGCCGTGCGCTCCTCGGAGGAGGCCGAAGCGATCATGGTCTCCATGGCTGAAGCATCGAAGCCCGTCGTCAAGACGCCGGCCCCTTCGATGTCGTCGCCTGACGCGGAGTCCAAGGAGGAACGGGAGCCGGTTCTCGCTGCCAAGTGA
- a CDS encoding NAD(P)/FAD-dependent oxidoreductase, protein MSRPDWDVIVLGAGPAGALAARQLAAQRLRVLLVEKQAFPRWKVCGTCLNGHALKTLESAGLGDLPAQLGGVRLARLRLALGGRSADLPLSEGRSLSRSRLDQALVEEAQATGAQLLPQTEALVAAASPGARSVQLRSAQGQRSVTARVVLVATGLADRCLQPPAPIRSRVSPSSRIGAGCVLEAAPSSYTSGTIHMAVGRHGYVGVVRTESGQVNLAAAFERTHLKTCGGPAAAARQVLEEAGFEPLPLGSGGPWRVTAALTRSSTPLAADRLMVLGDAAGYVEPFTGEGIGWALSSALAVVPLVLQGLSDWDPRLERDWAHRHATLIGRRQRLCHTLAFALRRPRISHALLLAATHLPILVTPALNHLNGSFHRHAIP, encoded by the coding sequence ATGAGTCGGCCCGACTGGGACGTGATCGTGCTCGGGGCCGGGCCCGCCGGTGCCCTCGCGGCCCGTCAGCTGGCGGCCCAGCGGCTGAGGGTGCTCCTGGTGGAGAAGCAGGCCTTTCCCCGCTGGAAGGTCTGCGGAACCTGCCTCAATGGCCACGCCCTCAAGACCCTTGAGAGCGCAGGGCTGGGCGATCTTCCCGCTCAACTGGGGGGCGTCAGGCTTGCGCGTCTGCGGCTCGCCCTGGGGGGGCGCAGCGCCGACCTCCCTTTGAGCGAGGGCCGTTCGCTTTCCCGCAGCCGTCTGGATCAGGCCCTGGTGGAGGAAGCCCAGGCCACGGGAGCCCAGCTGCTGCCTCAAACGGAGGCACTCGTGGCTGCTGCGTCTCCGGGCGCCCGCTCGGTGCAGCTGCGCTCCGCCCAGGGCCAGCGCAGCGTCACGGCTCGGGTGGTTCTCGTTGCAACGGGTCTGGCTGACCGTTGCCTTCAGCCGCCTGCTCCGATCCGCTCCCGGGTGAGCCCCAGCTCGAGGATCGGTGCTGGATGTGTGCTTGAGGCCGCCCCAAGCTCCTACACATCAGGCACGATCCATATGGCCGTGGGTCGCCATGGCTATGTCGGCGTGGTGCGCACGGAGAGCGGCCAGGTCAATCTGGCCGCTGCCTTCGAGAGAACTCACCTGAAAACCTGTGGTGGTCCAGCCGCCGCGGCCCGGCAGGTGCTGGAGGAGGCCGGATTCGAGCCCCTGCCCCTCGGCAGTGGTGGTCCCTGGCGCGTCACGGCAGCCCTGACCCGCAGCAGCACCCCCCTGGCGGCCGATCGCCTCATGGTTCTCGGCGACGCGGCGGGCTATGTCGAACCTTTCACTGGTGAAGGCATCGGCTGGGCGCTCAGCAGCGCCTTGGCGGTGGTGCCGCTGGTGCTTCAGGGTTTGAGCGACTGGGATCCCCGCCTCGAGCGCGACTGGGCCCATCGGCACGCGACCCTGATCGGACGAAGGCAGCGGCTCTGCCACACCCTCGCGTTTGCGCTGCGTCGTCCCCGGATCAGCCACGCCCTGCTGTTGGCCGCGACCCATCTGCCCATCCTGGTGACACCGGCCCTGAACCACCTCAATGGATCCTTCCACCGTCACGCGATCCCCTGA
- a CDS encoding methyltransferase domain-containing protein, whose product MAVMVNLKERNLQPEWMDDPGIDPLDHAEALRGLQRINGLSRAASSLFAPIRALARRLPDRPLRVLDLACGGGDNTLALAELARREGLNIRFDGCDLSVQAVAVATGNAVARGLEANFFKADALSDPLPGGYDVLLCSLFLHHLETDDAVGLLRRMAAATRHLVLVNDLIRSPLGYVLAWSACRLLSRSAIVHYDGPVSVQGAFQTQEVSAMAIQAGLEGALVRRCWPERYLLQWSQSDAPGPQG is encoded by the coding sequence ATGGCTGTCATGGTCAACCTCAAGGAACGAAACCTGCAGCCCGAGTGGATGGATGATCCAGGAATCGATCCACTGGATCACGCCGAAGCCCTGCGGGGTCTCCAGCGCATCAATGGCCTCAGCCGTGCCGCCAGCAGTCTGTTCGCTCCGATTCGCGCCCTTGCCCGCCGCTTGCCCGATCGGCCACTGAGGGTTCTTGATCTTGCCTGCGGCGGTGGCGACAACACCCTGGCCCTCGCTGAGCTGGCCCGCCGTGAGGGGCTGAACATCCGTTTCGACGGCTGCGATCTCAGTGTGCAGGCCGTGGCGGTCGCCACAGGAAACGCCGTTGCCAGGGGACTGGAGGCGAATTTTTTCAAGGCCGACGCCCTCAGCGATCCGCTGCCAGGCGGCTACGACGTCCTGCTCTGCTCGCTGTTCCTCCACCATCTCGAGACCGACGACGCCGTAGGCCTGCTTCGGCGCATGGCCGCGGCAACCAGGCACCTGGTGCTCGTCAACGATCTGATCCGCAGTCCGCTGGGGTATGTGCTGGCCTGGTCGGCCTGTCGCCTGCTGAGCCGCTCCGCCATCGTCCATTACGACGGTCCTGTGTCGGTGCAGGGAGCGTTCCAAACCCAGGAGGTATCCGCCATGGCAATCCAGGCTGGCCTTGAGGGCGCCCTGGTGCGCCGCTGCTGGCCGGAGCGCTACCTGTTGCAGTGGAGCCAAAGCGATGCACCAGGACCGCAAGGATGA
- a CDS encoding D-alanyl-D-alanine carboxypeptidase family protein, with protein MARPASRDDIPVARRKVSPALRRRGGWRRAISTAVVLVVFGAVMVVVFPEPLRRLLGPPPVKGLAVRQGLDGRLLGHFPYPEAKAADLIEVAPGLTLRREAAVALRELLQEAAASGIDLRLLSAFRSVALQQHLFFDVKAERNQSAEERAQVSAPPGFSEHSTGYAVDLGDGSRPQTNLSESFDQTRAFAWLVKNANRHHFQLSFPRQNRQGVSYEPWHWRFAGSAEALKQFEAAQRFNR; from the coding sequence GTGGCCCGACCGGCCTCGCGCGATGACATCCCCGTGGCACGGCGCAAGGTCAGCCCGGCGCTGCGCCGTCGGGGGGGCTGGCGACGGGCGATCAGCACCGCTGTCGTGCTTGTGGTCTTTGGGGCCGTGATGGTGGTGGTGTTCCCTGAACCGCTGAGGCGGTTGCTTGGGCCGCCACCGGTGAAGGGGTTGGCGGTCCGTCAGGGGCTCGACGGTCGCCTGTTAGGTCACTTCCCCTATCCCGAGGCCAAGGCCGCTGATCTGATCGAGGTGGCGCCCGGACTGACCCTGCGCCGCGAGGCTGCGGTCGCCCTGAGGGAACTGCTTCAGGAGGCGGCCGCCTCGGGCATTGATCTGCGGCTGCTCAGTGCCTTCCGCTCGGTTGCGCTTCAACAGCACCTGTTTTTCGATGTGAAGGCTGAGCGCAACCAGAGCGCCGAGGAGCGAGCCCAGGTGAGCGCACCGCCTGGCTTCTCCGAACACAGCACCGGCTATGCCGTCGATCTGGGCGATGGCAGCCGGCCCCAGACCAACCTCTCCGAGAGCTTCGACCAAACCAGGGCGTTCGCCTGGCTGGTGAAGAACGCCAACCGCCACCACTTCCAGCTTTCCTTCCCACGTCAGAACCGCCAGGGGGTGAGCTATGAGCCCTGGCACTGGCGCTTCGCGGGCTCGGCCGAAGCCCTCAAGCAATTTGAGGCCGCCCAGCGCTTCAACCGTTGA
- the typA gene encoding translational GTPase TypA: MSGEHKSAPIRNIAIIAHVDHGKTTLVDALLSQSGIFRDGEAVPTCVLDSNDLERERGITILSKNAAVNYNGIRINIVDTPGHSDFGGEVERVLGMVDGALLIVDANEGPMPQTRFVLKKALEKGLRPIVFVNKIDRARVDPEQAVDKVLDLFLELGADDDQCDFPYLFGSGMAGYAKPDMATESENMKPLFDAILRHVPPPVGDPEKPLQMQVTTLDYSDFLGRIMIGRVHNGTIKAGQTAALIRDDGTIKRGRISKLLGFVGLSRVDIEEARAGDLVAVAGFDEVNIGETIACPDHPEALPLIRVDEPTLQMTFVVNDSPFAGKEGKFVTSRQLRERLQKELLTNVALRVEDTDSPDRFAVSGRGELHLGILIETMRREGYEFQVSQPKVIFRTIDGSPSEPYETLVMDVPEESVGSCIEKLGLRKGEMQNMETGSDGRTQLEFVVPARGLIGFRGEFVRATRGEGIMSHSFFEYRPMHGEFESRRNGVLVAFEEGTATFYALKGAEDRGQFFITPGTKVYKGMIVGENNRPPDLELNVCKAKQVTNIRSAGAEVLDTLQTPIQMTLERALEYIGPDEMLEVTPESIRLRKLAVKKPAKR; this comes from the coding sequence ATGAGCGGCGAGCACAAGAGCGCCCCGATCCGCAACATTGCGATCATCGCCCACGTCGACCACGGCAAAACAACCCTGGTGGATGCGCTGTTGAGTCAGTCGGGCATTTTCCGTGATGGCGAGGCCGTGCCCACCTGTGTGCTCGATTCAAACGATCTGGAACGGGAACGCGGCATCACGATTCTCTCCAAAAATGCTGCCGTCAACTACAACGGCATCCGCATCAACATCGTTGACACTCCCGGTCACTCCGACTTCGGTGGAGAGGTGGAGCGCGTCCTCGGCATGGTCGATGGCGCCCTGCTGATCGTCGACGCCAACGAGGGCCCCATGCCCCAGACGCGTTTCGTGCTCAAAAAGGCCCTGGAAAAGGGTCTGCGCCCGATCGTTTTCGTCAACAAGATCGACCGTGCCCGGGTTGACCCCGAGCAGGCCGTCGACAAAGTGCTCGACCTGTTCCTCGAACTGGGGGCCGACGACGATCAGTGTGACTTCCCCTATCTGTTCGGCAGCGGCATGGCCGGCTATGCCAAGCCCGACATGGCCACGGAAAGCGAGAACATGAAGCCGCTTTTCGATGCCATCCTGCGCCACGTGCCACCCCCGGTCGGTGATCCGGAAAAGCCCCTGCAGATGCAGGTCACCACACTCGACTACAGCGATTTCCTCGGTCGGATCATGATCGGCCGGGTGCACAACGGCACGATCAAGGCCGGTCAGACCGCCGCCCTGATCCGCGACGATGGCACGATCAAGCGGGGCCGCATCAGCAAACTCCTTGGCTTCGTGGGTCTCTCACGCGTCGACATCGAAGAGGCCCGCGCCGGCGATCTGGTTGCCGTGGCCGGCTTCGATGAGGTGAACATCGGCGAGACGATCGCTTGCCCTGACCATCCCGAAGCGTTGCCTTTGATCCGGGTGGATGAACCCACCCTTCAGATGACGTTCGTCGTCAACGATTCCCCCTTCGCGGGTAAGGAGGGCAAGTTCGTCACCAGCCGCCAGCTGCGGGAGCGCCTGCAGAAGGAACTGCTCACCAACGTTGCCCTGCGGGTCGAAGACACCGACTCTCCCGATCGCTTCGCCGTCAGCGGCCGGGGTGAATTGCACCTGGGCATCCTGATCGAAACGATGCGCCGGGAGGGTTACGAGTTCCAGGTCTCCCAGCCCAAGGTGATCTTCCGCACCATCGATGGCTCCCCCAGTGAGCCCTACGAAACCCTGGTGATGGATGTGCCCGAAGAATCGGTGGGCTCCTGCATCGAAAAGCTCGGTCTGCGCAAGGGCGAGATGCAGAACATGGAAACAGGTTCCGATGGCCGCACCCAGTTGGAGTTCGTGGTGCCTGCCCGCGGCCTCATCGGTTTCCGCGGAGAATTCGTGCGCGCCACCCGCGGCGAAGGGATCATGAGCCACTCCTTCTTCGAATACCGCCCGATGCACGGGGAGTTCGAGAGCCGCCGCAATGGCGTGCTGGTGGCCTTCGAGGAGGGCACCGCCACCTTCTACGCCCTCAAGGGCGCCGAAGACCGCGGTCAGTTCTTCATCACCCCCGGCACCAAGGTCTACAAGGGGATGATCGTGGGCGAAAACAACCGCCCCCCTGACCTGGAACTCAACGTCTGCAAGGCCAAACAGGTCACCAACATCCGTTCAGCCGGCGCCGAGGTGCTCGACACCCTGCAGACACCGATCCAGATGACCCTCGAGCGGGCCCTGGAATACATCGGCCCCGACGAAATGCTTGAGGTCACCCCCGAGTCGATCCGGCTGCGCAAGCTGGCGGTGAAAAAGCCCGCCAAGCGTTGA
- a CDS encoding LptA/OstA family protein, translating into MPMDSSAPVQPSLAPLRPNSQRIDATPGAPAGAPATTLVSPTAPAGPATPAAEGTTPTATAPRPSGQVTIDSDLQQADQATGIITATGNVRILYPDQRVVATARQAQYFTKEDRVVLSGDVDVIQEGGNHLRAERVIYLIKADRVMAEPAPGQQVFSKMVIQQKAAVPAAPAKPSLPPPSAPVAPVTP; encoded by the coding sequence ATGCCGATGGATTCCTCAGCGCCGGTTCAACCTTCCCTGGCCCCGCTGCGGCCGAACTCCCAGCGCATCGATGCCACCCCAGGCGCGCCCGCCGGCGCACCCGCAACGACGCTCGTTTCACCGACCGCTCCCGCAGGACCAGCGACCCCTGCGGCTGAGGGCACCACTCCGACAGCCACCGCCCCCCGCCCCAGCGGCCAGGTCACGATCGATTCCGATCTCCAGCAGGCCGACCAGGCCACCGGCATCATCACCGCCACCGGCAACGTGCGCATCCTCTACCCCGATCAACGGGTGGTGGCGACGGCGCGCCAGGCCCAGTACTTCACCAAGGAAGATCGCGTGGTGCTCAGCGGTGATGTGGACGTAATCCAGGAGGGGGGGAACCACCTGCGGGCCGAGCGCGTGATCTACCTGATCAAGGCCGATCGAGTCATGGCCGAACCAGCCCCCGGCCAACAGGTGTTCAGCAAGATGGTGATTCAGCAGAAGGCTGCCGTTCCGGCGGCGCCGGCAAAACCGAGCCTCCCGCCCCCTTCAGCCCCCGTGGCTCCGGTAACCCCATGA
- a CDS encoding type III polyketide synthase produces MALMIRGLGTALPAHHIAQSEACRIAQTVATPDRPAAPSELRLLEAIHRRSGVGRRHSVLLEPGEDGSVSQQSFFGSTSPSTGERMERYGRESEPLALAAVRRCLEQAELPSTGITHLVTVSCTGFQAPGFDLALMRELPLAPEVARTHVGFMGCHGTLNALRVAAGFIGADPGACALICAVELCTLHLQYGWHPERIVANALFADGAAALIATGAKEMPTGFQRLIASGSLLIPDSQGAMSWSIEDHGFVMTLSAKVPALIAEHLRPWLQDWLSRQGQSLETIGSWAVHPGGPRILSAVTEALDLAPKLIEPSRSVLKSCGNMSSATILFILERLRQEQAPGPCLAMAFGPGLCVEVALLS; encoded by the coding sequence ATGGCCCTGATGATTCGCGGACTCGGCACCGCACTGCCAGCCCATCACATCGCCCAGAGCGAGGCCTGCCGGATCGCCCAGACCGTCGCCACACCGGACCGTCCCGCCGCTCCCAGTGAGCTGAGGTTGCTGGAGGCGATTCATCGGCGTTCCGGCGTCGGCAGGAGGCACAGCGTGCTGCTCGAACCCGGCGAGGACGGCAGCGTCAGCCAGCAGTCGTTCTTTGGATCCACCAGCCCGAGCACAGGCGAGCGCATGGAGCGCTACGGGCGCGAGAGCGAGCCCCTGGCCCTGGCGGCGGTGCGCCGCTGCCTGGAGCAGGCCGAACTCCCATCCACGGGGATCACCCACCTGGTCACCGTGTCCTGCACCGGTTTCCAGGCGCCCGGCTTTGATCTGGCCCTGATGCGGGAGCTGCCACTGGCCCCTGAGGTGGCCCGCACCCATGTGGGCTTCATGGGTTGCCACGGCACGCTCAACGCCCTGAGGGTCGCGGCTGGATTCATCGGCGCTGATCCTGGGGCCTGCGCGCTGATCTGTGCCGTCGAACTGTGCACCTTGCACCTCCAGTACGGCTGGCATCCCGAGCGGATCGTCGCCAATGCCCTGTTCGCCGACGGCGCCGCGGCCCTGATTGCCACGGGCGCCAAGGAAATGCCCACAGGGTTCCAGCGTCTGATCGCCAGTGGTTCGCTGCTCATTCCCGATAGCCAGGGGGCGATGTCCTGGAGCATCGAGGATCACGGCTTTGTGATGACGCTTTCCGCCAAGGTGCCGGCCCTGATCGCTGAACATCTGCGGCCCTGGCTGCAGGACTGGCTCTCCCGCCAGGGGCAGAGCCTCGAAACGATTGGTTCCTGGGCGGTGCACCCCGGTGGGCCGCGCATCCTCTCGGCGGTGACGGAGGCCCTGGATCTCGCTCCCAAGCTGATCGAGCCCTCCAGATCCGTGCTGAAGAGCTGCGGCAACATGTCTTCGGCCACCATCCTGTTCATCCTCGAGCGCCTGCGGCAGGAGCAGGCCCCCGGCCCTTGCCTGGCCATGGCCTTCGGCCCGGGCCTGTGCGTGGAGGTGGCCCTGCTCAGCTGA
- a CDS encoding DUF309 domain-containing protein, whose amino-acid sequence MNPAAEGPERDPRFQEGLEWFNSADWYRCHDLFEELWHETVGPDRSALQGLLQIAVAHLHLERGNSNGATLLIGEGLGRLAPYGDHALGLDLQPFIKVLTARLQALQRGEVGAADALPPLEKLA is encoded by the coding sequence TTGAACCCGGCTGCGGAAGGCCCGGAGCGAGATCCGCGATTCCAGGAAGGCCTGGAATGGTTCAATTCCGCTGACTGGTATCGATGCCACGATCTTTTCGAGGAGCTATGGCACGAAACCGTTGGCCCGGACCGCTCCGCGCTGCAGGGGCTTCTGCAGATCGCCGTGGCCCACCTGCACCTCGAACGGGGCAACAGCAATGGCGCCACGCTCCTGATCGGTGAGGGCCTCGGCCGTTTGGCGCCCTATGGCGATCACGCCCTTGGCCTCGATCTCCAGCCCTTCATAAAAGTTTTGACAGCCCGTCTCCAAGCCCTGCAACGGGGCGAGGTTGGAGCGGCCGACGCACTGCCCCCACTGGAGAAGCTGGCCTGA
- a CDS encoding LptF/LptG family permease codes for MDRWLAFELLGPLLFGIAAFTAVSLSVGVVFDLVRRVAESGLPLLAAIQVLGLRLPGFLVLSFPMATLMATLLAYSRLSANSELTALRSVGVSTTRMVVAALVVSILMSMITFMFNDLIVPKANLQASDTLNLALGKAIAGEKGSNIIYSRFSRRLDKENETGSRKYLSQLFYAGQFEKGEMKEVTILDFTRENNTQILTAERGLWNEAKGMWEFRNGRVVVIDANSDTTTSARFNRYLYPLDQGPLKLADLPKDAASMTVAEAMRAERLVSDAGDQKEARRLRLRIQEKFAFPAICLVFGLIGSSLGVRPDARTSRSQGFGISVVLIFSYYLMSFIFSSLGVKGTLSPILGAWLPVLIGLGCGLLLLRQASR; via the coding sequence ATGGACCGCTGGTTGGCATTTGAGCTCCTTGGACCCTTGCTGTTCGGGATCGCAGCCTTCACCGCTGTCTCGCTTTCTGTGGGTGTGGTGTTCGATCTGGTTCGTCGCGTGGCCGAATCAGGCCTGCCGCTGCTGGCCGCGATCCAGGTTCTCGGTCTGCGGTTGCCTGGATTTCTGGTGCTCTCCTTTCCGATGGCCACATTGATGGCCACCCTGCTGGCCTACAGCCGCCTGTCGGCGAACAGTGAGCTGACGGCCCTGCGCAGCGTGGGGGTGAGCACCACAAGGATGGTGGTGGCTGCTCTGGTCGTCTCCATCTTGATGAGCATGATCACATTCATGTTCAATGACTTGATCGTGCCCAAGGCCAACCTGCAGGCGAGCGACACGCTCAATCTGGCACTTGGAAAGGCCATCGCAGGCGAGAAGGGGAGCAACATCATCTATTCGCGCTTCAGTCGTCGACTGGACAAAGAAAATGAAACTGGTTCGAGGAAGTATCTCTCTCAACTTTTCTATGCAGGTCAATTTGAAAAGGGAGAGATGAAGGAGGTAACTATTCTTGATTTCACACGTGAGAACAACACGCAGATTCTCACAGCCGAACGAGGCCTCTGGAACGAAGCCAAGGGTATGTGGGAATTCCGCAATGGCCGTGTGGTTGTGATTGATGCCAACTCCGACACCACCACCTCGGCCCGGTTCAACCGCTATCTCTATCCGCTTGATCAAGGTCCACTCAAGCTGGCGGATCTGCCCAAGGACGCGGCCAGCATGACCGTCGCTGAAGCCATGAGGGCCGAGCGCCTGGTCAGCGATGCAGGGGATCAGAAGGAAGCGCGGCGCTTGCGCCTCCGTATCCAGGAAAAATTCGCCTTTCCCGCCATCTGCCTGGTGTTCGGTCTGATCGGCAGCAGTCTGGGGGTTCGACCGGATGCCCGGACCAGTCGTAGCCAGGGCTTCGGGATCAGCGTTGTGTTGATTTTCTCCTACTACCTCATGTCGTTCATTTTCAGCTCCCTCGGTGTGAAGGGAACACTTTCCCCGATCTTGGGAGCCTGGCTCCCCGTGCTCATCGGACTAGGGTGCGGCTTGTTGCTCTTGCGTCAGGCCAGCCGCTGA
- the lptB gene encoding LPS export ABC transporter ATP-binding protein translates to MSLALEKVALSIGGRPLVQDLSLVLHAGEVVGLLGPNGAGKTTTFNLVTGQLRPDHGVVRLDGEEVQHLPMPKRARLGIGYLPQEASVFRQLSVRDNLLLALQQSGTARSGRRARLNDLIAEFHLGAFQHRLGYQLSGGERRRCEVARALAVGSSGPRYLLLDEPFAGVDPLAVADLQELIGRLKERGMGLLITDHNVRETLSITDRAYILTEGQLLASGPSAVVAADPLVKRHYLGERFEL, encoded by the coding sequence ATGAGTCTGGCCCTGGAGAAGGTAGCTCTCTCCATTGGCGGCAGGCCCCTGGTCCAGGACCTGAGCCTGGTGCTGCACGCCGGAGAGGTGGTTGGTCTGCTTGGCCCCAACGGAGCCGGAAAGACCACCACCTTCAACCTCGTCACCGGACAGTTGCGTCCCGACCATGGGGTCGTGCGCCTCGACGGCGAGGAAGTTCAACACCTGCCGATGCCCAAACGGGCTCGCCTGGGCATCGGCTACCTGCCCCAGGAGGCCAGCGTCTTCCGCCAGCTCTCCGTCCGCGACAACCTGCTGCTCGCCCTGCAACAGAGCGGTACGGCCCGCTCCGGTCGCCGCGCAAGGCTCAATGATCTGATCGCTGAATTCCACCTGGGGGCGTTCCAGCACCGGCTCGGCTATCAGCTGTCCGGCGGCGAACGCCGCCGCTGCGAGGTGGCCCGAGCCCTGGCCGTGGGCAGCAGCGGCCCTCGCTACCTCTTGCTGGACGAGCCCTTCGCCGGTGTGGACCCCTTGGCGGTGGCCGATCTGCAGGAACTCATCGGTCGGCTCAAGGAACGGGGCATGGGGCTGCTGATCACCGACCACAACGTGCGCGAGACCCTCAGCATCACGGATCGGGCCTACATCCTCACCGAGGGTCAACTGCTGGCCTCGGGTCCATCGGCCGTGGTGGCGGCCGATCCGCTCGTGAAGCGCCACTACTTGGGCGAGAGGTTCGAGCTTTGA